One Gigantopelta aegis isolate Gae_Host chromosome 1, Gae_host_genome, whole genome shotgun sequence genomic region harbors:
- the LOC121373633 gene encoding uncharacterized protein LOC121373633 isoform X2, translated as METLIDSLDETMWQSVDAANRGDGYKEFHVMRQHKLVSPGTMKYLIQEEDGDAFGVVIEGCKKDHDPLKDVGTCEMILDAQLQKVVAIDLDGDIAKRK; from the exons ATGGAGACTTTAATAGACTCTTTGGACGAGACGATGTGGCAGTCAGTCGACGCTGCTAACCGCGGAGATG gtTACAAGGAGTTCCACGTAATGCGTCAACACAAACTGGTGAGTCCGGGGACGATGAAGTACCTCATTCAAGAGGAAGACGGCGACGCGTTCGGTGTTGTGATCGAGGGCTGCAAGAAGGACCATGACCCTCTCAAGGACGTTGGCACGTGCGAGATGATTCTGGACGCACAGCTGCAGAAGGTCGTCGCCATTGACCTTGACGGAGACATCGCGAAAAGGAAGTGA
- the LOC121373633 gene encoding uncharacterized protein LOC121373633 isoform X1: MNTDDKTMETLIDSLDETMWQSVDAANRGDGYKEFHVMRQHKLVSPGTMKYLIQEEDGDAFGVVIEGCKKDHDPLKDVGTCEMILDAQLQKVVAIDLDGDIAKRK; the protein is encoded by the exons ACGACAAGACAATGGAGACTTTAATAGACTCTTTGGACGAGACGATGTGGCAGTCAGTCGACGCTGCTAACCGCGGAGATG gtTACAAGGAGTTCCACGTAATGCGTCAACACAAACTGGTGAGTCCGGGGACGATGAAGTACCTCATTCAAGAGGAAGACGGCGACGCGTTCGGTGTTGTGATCGAGGGCTGCAAGAAGGACCATGACCCTCTCAAGGACGTTGGCACGTGCGAGATGATTCTGGACGCACAGCTGCAGAAGGTCGTCGCCATTGACCTTGACGGAGACATCGCGAAAAGGAAGTGA